In Montipora capricornis isolate CH-2021 chromosome 4, ASM3666992v2, whole genome shotgun sequence, a single genomic region encodes these proteins:
- the LOC138046274 gene encoding uncharacterized protein, which yields MCTLLEDKEIDTECSSHNDYELRVIEYMSKMTKYLECKSVSEMKTDSSATVTPQSCPQVQVKLPKIDLPTFDGNVLCWQPYYQSIKVSVVDNSALAEVQKLEYLMRSLKGPAAEAVKGFAVVQENYQPVLEALKERFGHPRLILDAHIRSLIHLQRLNSDDALSMRKFYDQVVGHVRSVESMEQVVRAKESSQSPSLEFKVSAKKNTAKCVSQVNFKSSSPRRSSTSALCASMQVKQCCVCRKNHHVWSCVNFLSLAVKDRFRMALSKGLCFRCLEACHAAQSCEKPPCKHCRGKHHSLLHVDSVSSGSSATSPSSQTSPKRASLSQAPRSTAASHVVASSMVSSGGGKVILQTVPAVMCGSHGCSKVVQCFLDPGSQTSFVRQSIVQELGLDVKSVRIAVSGFGGKSDKETLRKRIAFTVAPVDKPGKPQCIEALTVPVICRPAEAVDIHPAKWLHLQDIVRGGSNEPVAVRTSLGLVFCGPTGGHGQECTVSVNIQIGIEEQLNETLQKFWNLESIGIKPTESPPSTNPSEAMVLKKFRDTLTYKDGRYEVSLPWKEDQVVLKDNYKQAENRLYNLEKKLLQEPAKARSYREAILKYIDDGVLEGVPCDQIAPTDGRPVFYLPHHAVIREDKQTTKTRVVFDATARDSNGLSLNSCLEAGPVFQPDLDGILLRFRKGHIGIMGDIKKMFLQVRLKDRDSHRYLWRDLDAEATPKIYRMTRVTFGVISSPFLAICTIQEHVKRCEETFPEASHEILRNPYVDDFASGRNGVSETLKLQQSTIELMQQAGFNLTEWSSNSSELMQTIPEKDRAPHGLIKLESDLREARSVTKALGLKWNTRADSLVFTMDVNSVRSGSEKQYTKREVASLAAKVFDSIGLITPFTVRSKLLLKGLWTQGGGWDDEIPVGTAAGISGPKSFQSLNTFTSEDLTLICP from the exons ATGTGTACTCTGTTAGAAGACAAAGAAATCGACACAGAGTGTAGCAGTCATAATGATTATGAATTGCGTGTTATTGAATACATGTCTAAAATGACGAAGTATCTGGAATGTAAATCTGTCTCTGAGATGAAAACGGATAGTAGTGCAACCGTAACCCCGCAGTCATGCCCTCAGGTACAAGTTAAGCTACCGAAGATTGATCTGCCTACCTTTGATGGAAACGTTTTATGTTGGCAACCTTATTACCAGTCGATCAAGGTCTCCGTGGTTGATAATTCAGCCTTAGCAGAGGTACAGAAATTAGAATACTTGATGAGATCATTAAAGGGTCCAGCTGCCGAAGCAGTAAAGGGATTTGCAGTGGTACAAGAGAATTACCAGCCAGTTTTGGAAGCCCTGAAAGAAAGGTTTGGTCATCCAAGATTGATCCTCGATGCACATATAAGATCCCTGATTCATTTACAGCGTTTGAACTCTGATGATGCATTGTCTATGCGTAAATTCTATGATCAGGTGGTTGGGCATGTTCGATCTGTTGAATCCATGG AACAAGTAGTACGAGCCAAAGAGTCTTCCCAGTCTCCCTCTCTGGAGTTCAAGGTCTCTGCAAAGAAAAATACTGCAAAGTGTGTAAGCCAGGTGAATTTCAAGTCTAGTTCACCACGAAGATCATCTACTTCTGCACTATGCGCTTCTATGCAAGTCAAACAGTGCTGTGTTTGTCGGAAGAATCACCACGTGTGGTCATGCGTTAATTTTCTGTCATTGGCAGTGAAAGATAGATTCAGGATGGCATTGTCCAAAGGTCTTTGTTTTCGTTGCTTAGAAGCTTGTCACGCGGCTCAAAGTTGTGAAAAACCACCGTGTAAGCACTGTCGGGGTAAACATCATAGCCTCCTTCATGTGGATTCGGTCAGTTCTGGGTCTTCAGCGACATCACCCTCGTCACAAACTTCCCCGAAGAGAGCATCCTTATCTCAAGCTCCTCGTTCTACAGCAGCTTCACATGTAGTAGCAAGTTCAATGGTGTCTAGTGGTGGCGGCAAAGTTATTCTTCAAACTGTGCCAGCTGTTATGTGTGGATCCCATGGTTGCTCGAaagttgttcaatgttttcttgATCCCGGTTCACAGACTTCATTTGTTAGACAAAGTATTGTGCAAGAGCTTGGCTTAGATGTAAAGAGTGTTAGAATTGCTGTGTCTGGATTTGGTGGAAAGTCAGACAAGGAGACGCTGCGAAAGAGAATTGCTTTTACTGTAGCACCTGTTGATAAGCCTGGAAAGCCGCAATGTATTGAAGCACTTACTGTGCCAGTTATTTGCCGTCCAGCTGAGGCTGTGGACATTCATCCAGCAAAATGGCTTCATCTTCAAG ACATTGTAAGAGGAGGTTCCAATGAACCAGTTGCAGTTCGCACGTCACTAGGTTTGGTCTTCTGTGGACCAACAGGCGGTCATGGCCAAGAATGTACTGTGTCTGTAAACATTCAAATTGGCATTGAGGAACAATTGAATGAAACACTTCAGAAATTCTGGAACTTGGAGTCTATTGGCATCAAACCTACTGAAAGTCCACCTTCTACTAACCCCAGTGAAGCCATGGTGTTAAAGAAGTTTAGGGACACATTAACATACAAAGATGGTCGATATGAAGTCTCCTTACCATGGAAGGAAGATCAAGTAGTATTGAAAGATAACTACAAGCAAGCAGAAAATAGGCTGTACAATCTAGAAAAGAAGCTGCTTCAAGAGCCAGCCAAAGCCAGGTCCTACAGGGAGGCGATTCTTAAGTACATCGACGATGGAGTTTTAGAAGGAGTACCTTGTGATCAAATTGCACCAACAGATGGGCGTCCTGTGTTCTATCTTCCACATCATGCAGTCATCAGAGAAGATAAGCAGACAACTAAGACAAGGGTTGTTTTTGATGCGACTGCGAGAGATAGTAATGGTCTTTCTCTTAATAGCTGCTTAGAAGCCGGCCCTGTGTTCCAGCCTGATTTGGATGGGATCCTCCTGCGCTTTCGAAAAGGTCATATTGGTATCATGGGTGATATAAAGAAGATGTTTTTACAGGTCCGCTTAAAGGATAGGGATTCACATCGGTACCTGTGGAGAGATTTGGACGCTGAAGCCACACCCAAGATTTACAGAATGACAAGGGTCACATTTGGAGTTATTTCAAGTCCGTTTCTTGCCATCTGTACTATTCAAGAGCATGTCAAAAGATGTGAAGAAACATTTCCTGAGGCATCACATGAAATCTTGAGGAACCCTTACGTTGACGACTTTGCTTCAGGGAGAAATGGAGTAAGTGAAACACTGAAATTGCAGCAAAGTACGATTGAGCTTATGCAGCAAGCAGGTTTCAATTTGACAGAATGGTCTAGCAATTCGTCTGAGCTTATGCAAACCATACCTGAAAAGGATAGAGCACCACATGGTCTGATCAAGCTAGAGAGTGATCTAAGAGAAGCCCGTTCAGTCACGAAAGCTTTGGGtttgaagtggaatactagaGCAGACAGCCTTGTCTTCACAATGGATGTGAACTCTGTTAGGTCGGGATCAGAGAAGCAGTACACAAAGAGAGAAGTAGCCTCTTTAGCAGCAAAGGTGTTTGATTCGATCGGTCTCATCACGCCCTTTACGGTGAGGTCCAAATTGTTGCTGAAAGGTCTGTGGACCCAAGGTGGTGGTTGGGATGATGAAATACCGGTGGGAACTGCAGCTGGAATCAGTGGGCCGAAGAGCTTTCAGAGCTTGAACACCTTCACATCCGAAGATCTTACATTGATTTGCCCTTAA
- the LOC138046275 gene encoding uncharacterized protein: MAPVRKISLPRLELMAAVITARLCTYVKDAVDCLISRIVCWTDNSSTLHWIRGSATRWKPFVANCVIALQSLLAPGVSSSCTGLHNPADLPTRGLSASQLRESQLWWKGPSWLQESEKDWPEDLRSKPSSEIVDLERKGKASVSCVVQPKEPVIDFTRFSKYGRLLRTVAWIRRFICNLRVKEEERIDSSLTGLEIQGAEEWLITHVQEASFPEYVRSVKQHGVLKNSNLANLNPFLCPSSGFLRVGGRIHKSLLPEEEKHPIILPSNHPVVKLLIDDVHCRELHAGVEHTLSVLRQRFWLVKERSTVRQTLKNCMLCRHHQTKPFWQRMAPLPEDRIKPAPPFTNVGLAFAGPLYLKDSGDKAYICLFTCAVTRAVHLELVCNMTVERFLLALRRLIARRGMCSVIWSDNARTFKAANKELQQCWRILESDQTQVTLSERKIQWKFIVERAPWWGGFYERLVKSVKTPLKKIFAKAMLDAEQLTTILVVIEAQLNTRPLTYLCADPDDYSVITPAQILIGRNLQASPTKDTCVSEHTSRALTKRFQYHQRLVNGFWRRWHAEYLKFLTPL, from the coding sequence ATGGCTCCTGTGAGAAAGATTTCTCTTCCACGCTTAGAGCTAATGGCTGCTGTGATAACTGCTAGACTGTGTACCTATGTTAAAGATGCAGTTGATTGTCTTATTAGCCGCATTGTGTGTTGGACAGACAATTCCTCAACCTTGCACTGGATCAGAGGCTCAGCCACTCGGTGGAAACCGTTTGTTGCTAATTGTGTTATCGCGCTTCAGTCGTTGTTGGCTCCCGGTGTTTCGAGTTCTTGCACGGGCCTGCACAATCCAGCCGATCTACCTACCCGAGGCTTATCTGCAAGTCAGTTAAGAGAGAGTCAGTTGTGGTGGAAAGGGCCCTCTTGGTTGCAAGAGTCCGAAAAGGACTGGCCTGAAGATTTAAGGTCTAAACCTTCCAGTGAAATTGTCGATCTGGAAAGAAAGGGTAAAGCTAGTGTCAGTTGCGTTGTGCAACCCAAAGAACCAGTTATCGACTTCACAAGGTTCAGCAAGTATGGTCGCTTGTTAAGAACTGTTGCGTGGATCAGAAGATTCATTTGCAACTTGAGGGTGAAGGAAGAAGAAAGAATTGACAGCTCTCTGACTGGATTAGAAATACAAGGTGCAGAAGAGTGGTTGATAACCCATGTACAAGAAGCTAGTTTTCCTGAATACGTTAGGTCAGTTAAACAGCATGGTGTCCTGAAGAACAGCAACCTAGCAAAtctaaacccatttctgtgccCTTCTAGTGGTTTTCTTCGTGTTGGAGGAAGAATTCATAAGTCGCTGCTACCAGAAGAAGAGAAACACCCCATTATCTTGCCTTCTAACCATCCTGTTGTGAAGTTATTGATCGATGATGTTCACTGCCGTGAACTACACGCTGGTGTTGAGCACACTTTGTCAGTTCTGCGACAAAGATTTTGGTTGGTCAAAGAAAGATCGACTGTCCGTCAGACACTAAAGAACTGCATGCTATGTCGCCATCACCAAACAAAGCCATTTTGGCAGCGAATGGCACCCCTGCCTGAAGATAGGATCAAACCTGCGCCGCCTTTCACCAATGTAGGTCTGGCTTTTGCCGGTCCTTTGTATTTGAAAGACAGTGGTGACAAAGCATACATCTGTTTATTTACATGTGCAGTTACCCGTGCGGTACACTTAGAGTTAGTGTGCAACATGACCGTGGAGCGATTCCTCCTTGCTTTGAGACGCTTGATTGCAAGAAGAGGAATGTGTAGTGTTATTTGGTCAGATAATGCAAGAACATTTAAAGCTGCTAACAAAGAGCTACAGCAGTGTTGGAGAATACTAGAATCTGACCAAACTCAGGTGACATTGTCAGAAAGGAAAATTCAGTGGAAGTTCATCGTAGAAAGAGCCCCATGGTGGGGTGGGTTTTACGAGCGCCTTGTAAAGAGTGTCAAGACACCTCTGAAGAAAATCTTTGCCAAGGCAATGTTGGATGCCGAACAGCTAACTACTATTTTGGTTGTGATTGAGGCACAGCTTAACACTCGCCCTCTTACTTACCTTTGTGCCGACCCTGATGATTACAGCGTCATTACCCCTGCGCAGATTCTTATTGGGAGAAATCTCCAAGCATCTCCGACTAAGGACACTTGTGTTTCAGAACACACATCTAGAGCCCTCACTAAACGATTTCAGTACCACCAGAGACTTGTAAATGGATTTTGGAGGCGTTGGCATGCTGAGTATCTGAAGTTTCTGACACCCCTCTAG
- the LOC138046276 gene encoding uncharacterized protein, producing MADRVEAFLRLNCQSPDNLSKFTVVELKEFLRQRDLNVSGSKNELCEKVFYAYKLAVPKSLCAKDEENIKRQTSENKLVVENGLIKLPPPDELKQGWQSGSANFPDTTDDEVDKYLMDAPKAILKGKSLESSGHVFNVEYHTISPNLKYCFVRGKCVPQE from the coding sequence ATGGCGGACAGAGTTGAAGCATTTCTTCGACTGAACTGTCAGTCGCCTGACAACCTGAGCAAGTTTACTGTCGTTGAACTAAAAGAGTTTCTCCGTCAAAGAGACCTTAACGTATCGGGAAGTAAGAACGAACTGTGTGAAAAGGTGTTTTACGCGTACAAGCTTGCAGTTCCTAAAAGCCTATGTGCTAAAGACGAGGAAAACATAAAAAGACAAACAAGTGAAAACAAGTTGGTGGTCGAGAATGGCCTCATCAAGTTACCGCCTCCAGATGAACTGAAGCAAGGATGGCAGTCGGGAAGTGCAAATTTTCCGGATACCACTGATGACGAGGTTGATAAATATCTCATGGACGCCCCAAAGGCGATTTTGAAGGGAAAGAGCTTGGAAAGCTCTGGACATGTTTTCAATGTGGAGTACCACACTATAAGTCCCAACTTAAAGTACTGTTTTGTTCGGGGTAAATGCGTCCCACAGGAATGA